The following proteins are co-located in the Paludibaculum fermentans genome:
- a CDS encoding aldo/keto reductase → MSSNFSRRGFLAAGAISPALLAAPGAPAPAAIRTLGKTGLKVTSVGFGCMVTSDPTVIERAIDQGITYFDTARVYSGGNNERMVGAAVKPHRQKLVLSSKTIAKDKDGALRDIDTTLKELGTDHIDIWYLHAKDRADQITPELIEAQQIAKKQGKIRFAGLSLHNGHAEVIPAAIKTGSIDVILTTYNFAMAATMEPLVKSISDAGIGVVAMKVMAGSMRLDRSYDFDRAKAAMAKPGAALSALKWALRMPYVHTAIPSIKDNEQLDENLKALREPYQAADAKLLAAHLERITPLYCRMCGTCAGTCPQGLPVSDMLRYLTYADGYGEFAMARDNFRTMPAELQQVRCESCDRCTIQCPNGVRVQERLIRTQELLA, encoded by the coding sequence GTGAGTTCGAATTTCTCCCGCCGCGGCTTTCTGGCTGCCGGCGCCATTTCGCCCGCTTTGCTGGCCGCGCCGGGGGCTCCGGCTCCTGCCGCTATCAGGACGCTGGGCAAGACCGGTTTGAAGGTGACGAGTGTCGGCTTCGGCTGCATGGTGACCTCCGATCCCACCGTGATCGAGCGCGCGATCGACCAGGGCATTACCTACTTCGACACCGCCCGTGTCTACTCGGGCGGGAACAACGAACGCATGGTGGGCGCGGCGGTGAAGCCGCACCGGCAGAAGCTGGTCCTTTCCTCCAAGACCATTGCGAAGGACAAGGACGGCGCCCTGCGCGACATCGACACCACGCTGAAGGAACTGGGCACCGACCACATCGACATCTGGTACCTGCATGCCAAGGACCGGGCGGATCAGATCACGCCGGAGTTGATCGAGGCGCAGCAGATCGCGAAGAAGCAGGGCAAGATCCGCTTCGCCGGGCTCAGCCTGCACAACGGCCACGCGGAAGTGATTCCGGCCGCCATCAAGACCGGCTCCATCGACGTCATTCTCACCACCTATAACTTCGCCATGGCGGCCACGATGGAGCCGTTGGTGAAGTCGATCTCCGACGCCGGGATCGGCGTGGTGGCGATGAAGGTGATGGCCGGCAGCATGCGGCTGGACCGGAGCTACGATTTCGATCGGGCCAAAGCCGCCATGGCGAAGCCGGGCGCCGCCCTTTCCGCGCTCAAGTGGGCGCTGCGGATGCCCTATGTGCATACGGCGATCCCCAGCATCAAGGACAACGAGCAACTCGACGAGAATCTCAAGGCGCTGCGCGAGCCCTATCAGGCGGCGGACGCCAAGCTGCTGGCCGCGCATCTGGAACGCATCACGCCGCTGTACTGCAGGATGTGCGGGACCTGCGCCGGGACGTGTCCCCAGGGACTGCCGGTGAGCGACATGCTGCGGTATCTGACCTATGCCGACGGGTACGGCGAGTTTGCGATGGCCCGCGACAACTTCCGAACCATGCCGGCGGAGCTGCAGCAGGTCCGCTGCGAGTCCTGCGACCGCTGCACGATCCAGTGCCCCAACGGGGTGCGCGTGCAGGAACGGCTCATCCGGACCCAGGAGCTGCTGGCCTAA
- a CDS encoding tetratricopeptide repeat protein → MRRVLAHLIALCSAAVIGCAANGLDPTPDTNPTRRWADLVETAHQQRHAGAYQAAFETLQQASALSQQIPGALQMRARSSEYLGTLAALLGQPVEAESMLKTSIRLWEQTGEPGFVARLQTEADLISLYVATGRPGLAARSARTLAAKCDGRLDQDAAAADRVYGALAAAAYSNQDLVRAEALARKAIQFHQLNPDAMPEDRAQAHTQLGLILWKRGQKDAARQEVRAAIDILEANHRGAVVEYAAALSNLAKMTGADRNDLRALEMMRRAIEVARSNVGASHVFLADLWSAYAELLKRAKRGEESKAARREAQAIYQQTLVQQPGRYSVDIADFAPEAGKR, encoded by the coding sequence ATGAGACGAGTCCTTGCGCATCTCATCGCCCTTTGTAGTGCGGCAGTCATCGGCTGTGCCGCGAATGGGCTGGACCCCACGCCGGATACGAACCCAACGCGGCGCTGGGCGGATCTCGTGGAAACAGCCCACCAACAGCGGCATGCTGGAGCCTATCAGGCAGCTTTCGAGACCCTCCAGCAGGCCAGCGCCCTGAGCCAACAGATCCCGGGCGCGCTCCAGATGCGAGCACGGAGCTCCGAATATCTCGGCACCTTGGCGGCCTTGCTGGGGCAGCCCGTCGAGGCGGAGTCCATGCTGAAGACGTCCATCCGGCTTTGGGAGCAGACGGGCGAACCGGGCTTTGTCGCCCGCCTGCAGACGGAAGCGGACCTGATCAGCCTCTATGTGGCCACCGGACGGCCCGGCCTCGCTGCGCGATCAGCCAGGACGCTGGCCGCCAAATGCGATGGCAGGCTCGACCAGGATGCGGCGGCGGCCGACCGGGTCTACGGCGCGCTGGCTGCCGCCGCTTACTCAAACCAGGATCTGGTGCGCGCGGAAGCCCTGGCTCGCAAGGCAATTCAATTCCACCAGCTCAACCCCGATGCCATGCCGGAGGACCGGGCCCAGGCGCACACCCAACTCGGACTCATCCTGTGGAAACGAGGACAGAAGGACGCAGCCCGGCAGGAGGTTCGGGCGGCCATCGACATCCTGGAGGCGAATCATCGCGGAGCAGTCGTCGAATACGCGGCCGCACTCAGCAATCTGGCGAAGATGACGGGCGCCGATCGAAACGACCTGCGCGCGTTGGAGATGATGCGCCGCGCGATCGAAGTGGCGCGGTCCAACGTCGGCGCCAGCCATGTCTTCCTGGCCGATCTGTGGTCAGCCTACGCCGAACTGCTGAAGCGGGCCAAGCGCGGCGAGGAGTCGAAAGCCGCCCGCCGCGAGGCACAGGCCATCTATCAGCAAACGCTCGTACAGCAACCCGGCCGCTACAGTGTGGATATCGCGGACTTCGCCCCGGAAGCCGGCAAACGCTGA
- a CDS encoding DUF362 domain-containing protein has translation MATTFTRRGLFGASAGLLLASRTARAATQVPAGLFKGEDRRKNVTAAMRLIDKEITAKLRGRKSVVIKPNMVSTERQLAATHADALNGILDYLADRYKGPVYIAESSAGFTTAGFDNFKYQAAIDDHKKMNIKLVDLNEEAEYETLQILDGNLQIQPVRLAKRLLDPDAFVISAGLLKTHNVVIATLNIKNMALGAPLHYKQGEAKRWNDKRVYHGGVRQTHYDIMRTAERLKPNWGVAVIDGFEGMEGNGPGSGTPVASRVAIASTDFVAADRIGVECMGVNPEWMGYLQYCAKVGIGTFDRAGIELRGEKIEDVQKKYRLHTDIDRMMQWMGPLTELPPKLG, from the coding sequence ATGGCCACTACTTTCACCCGCCGGGGTCTGTTTGGCGCATCCGCCGGACTGCTGCTCGCTTCCCGCACCGCTCGTGCGGCCACACAAGTCCCCGCCGGCCTCTTCAAAGGCGAGGATCGCCGCAAGAATGTGACGGCGGCCATGCGCCTGATCGACAAGGAGATCACGGCGAAGCTGCGCGGCCGTAAGTCCGTTGTTATCAAGCCGAACATGGTCTCCACTGAGCGCCAGCTGGCGGCCACACACGCGGACGCGCTGAACGGCATCCTCGACTATCTGGCCGACCGTTACAAGGGTCCTGTCTACATTGCCGAATCCTCCGCCGGCTTCACCACCGCCGGTTTCGACAACTTCAAGTACCAGGCGGCCATTGATGATCACAAGAAGATGAACATCAAGCTGGTGGATCTTAATGAAGAAGCCGAGTACGAGACGCTGCAGATTCTCGACGGCAATCTCCAGATCCAGCCGGTGCGTCTGGCCAAGCGGCTGCTCGATCCGGACGCTTTCGTGATCTCGGCCGGCCTGTTGAAGACCCACAACGTCGTCATTGCGACGCTGAACATCAAGAACATGGCGCTGGGCGCTCCGCTGCACTACAAGCAGGGCGAGGCGAAACGCTGGAACGACAAACGGGTCTATCACGGCGGCGTTCGGCAGACGCATTACGACATCATGCGGACGGCCGAGCGGCTGAAGCCAAATTGGGGTGTGGCGGTGATCGACGGCTTCGAAGGCATGGAGGGCAACGGCCCCGGCTCCGGCACCCCGGTTGCTTCGCGGGTCGCCATCGCCTCTACCGATTTTGTGGCCGCCGACCGGATTGGCGTCGAGTGCATGGGCGTGAATCCCGAGTGGATGGGCTATCTGCAGTACTGCGCGAAGGTGGGCATCGGCACGTTTGACCGGGCCGGCATTGAGTTGCGCGGCGAGAAGATCGAGGACGTTCAGAAGAAGTACCGCCTGCACACCGATATCGACCGCATGATGCAGTGGATGGGCCCGCTCACCGAGTTGCCGCCCAAGCTGGGCTGA
- a CDS encoding SBBP repeat-containing protein: MRGLRTSETNRRDRLRNHAESLPGRTPLASGTGVTMAPGYLGGTAIDDIYGMAKDADGNLVVAGDSTSAELKATAGAVAHERGDVFVQKLKADGSAVLWTARLGGTQLESATAVTVDAKGDVYVTGWTASSDFPTSSNAFQRFGQGGDDAFVAKLSGKDGSLVYCTLLGGTKDENPQAISVDAAGIVAITGHTDSTNFPTQAAGSRGAFSGGPGAMIARLNATGSALVSSTVLTGNGWVKGFAIASLADGTFQLAGASTASDLPMVKSFQKSHQSAGVWHSGNAGRSWIPGADGMRGVQGESMVIDPSNPQMIYVATKRGVYKSSDGGFTWKAANSGLTSAATQYLAVDPKTPTTLYVATSTVGVFKSTDGGANWSAANSGLAKNAWQITLDPQNPKTLYATTSSSGIMKSTDGGDSWNNANTGIDEYFPYIIQISVDPQTPANLYAAGYLSVYRSRDAGLTWTPLNAGPSDEIYTSVHVDESNPSTIYASSYFSGSYRSTDGGASWQPMRSGLSPYLTVYEFRAGTNAPGVVYAATDYGIYKSLNYGQTWTQPAAELSNHYIYGLALNPLDKNIVYSCGQLAPDGVVVHFDKDGQSILQSTYLGGDGDDEIFGMAIGPDGSVHVTGFSESPDFPTTPGAPQTVIAGEIDAFVATFDNTLGTLPFSTLLGGDGADIGMSLAIEPGGTLAAAGWTGSLQFPVTGGLGNAPLGGSTDMFLARVSPTAPGFALTTLLGGSGLDSATAVVATDSGAWVGGYTTSRDLTGTLAGASAGYLGGASDALLVRVAGLSADAAFQQTSLTFDILLDGGPLTQEKTVTVTSAAGALPLVGKVPADAAWLKAVPNPQKAGELLIRVDATGLVAGEYKTAIEVSSPLAGVATTPVAVTLRVKNATPPVLTTVLHQAERTAQAIAPGLPILLQGDGFLFASGKLTPDPAAEVLPTTLGRVSVTINGTPAPLESVEGTLISAITPFGLTGDRATIVVTRDGLGSAPIDVALTPTAPGLFTTDGSGQGQARAENEDGTTNTVDNAAEHGHPIILHATGAGIMTPALADGQLVTDADHHPDAKVEVFIGGLPCDVYYSGAAPGRFAGYLDLNLKVPDEVTPGPAVPVVLRIGGKDSTQTVTIAVR; this comes from the coding sequence TTGCGCGGCTTGCGCACCTCTGAAACAAATCGCAGGGACCGCCTGCGGAATCACGCCGAGTCCCTACCCGGCCGCACACCCCTGGCCTCCGGCACGGGTGTGACTATGGCGCCCGGCTATCTGGGCGGAACGGCCATCGACGATATCTATGGCATGGCCAAAGACGCGGACGGTAATCTGGTCGTCGCTGGCGACTCCACCTCCGCTGAGCTGAAAGCCACAGCCGGCGCCGTCGCGCATGAACGCGGCGATGTATTTGTCCAGAAACTCAAGGCCGACGGCTCGGCGGTTCTCTGGACCGCGCGCCTGGGCGGCACACAATTGGAGAGCGCCACCGCGGTCACAGTAGACGCCAAAGGCGATGTTTATGTCACGGGTTGGACAGCTTCCTCCGATTTCCCCACTTCGTCCAACGCGTTTCAGCGGTTTGGCCAGGGCGGCGACGATGCCTTTGTCGCCAAATTGTCGGGCAAGGATGGCAGTCTCGTCTATTGCACCCTGCTCGGCGGCACGAAGGACGAGAATCCGCAGGCCATCAGTGTCGATGCCGCCGGTATCGTGGCGATCACCGGCCATACGGACTCTACGAATTTCCCCACCCAGGCCGCGGGCTCGCGCGGCGCGTTCTCCGGTGGACCCGGCGCCATGATCGCACGCCTGAATGCGACCGGCTCGGCCCTGGTTTCCAGTACGGTGCTCACCGGCAACGGCTGGGTAAAAGGCTTCGCCATCGCCAGCCTGGCGGACGGCACTTTCCAACTGGCTGGCGCCTCGACCGCCAGCGACCTGCCCATGGTGAAGTCGTTTCAGAAGTCCCATCAAAGCGCCGGAGTCTGGCACTCCGGCAACGCCGGCCGCAGCTGGATCCCTGGCGCTGACGGCATGCGCGGCGTTCAGGGGGAATCGATGGTCATCGACCCCTCGAATCCCCAGATGATCTATGTGGCGACAAAGCGAGGGGTCTACAAATCCTCGGACGGCGGCTTCACCTGGAAGGCCGCCAACTCCGGCCTCACTTCCGCCGCTACGCAGTACCTGGCTGTCGACCCCAAGACGCCCACCACCCTCTACGTGGCCACCTCCACGGTCGGCGTGTTCAAATCCACCGACGGCGGCGCCAACTGGTCCGCGGCCAACTCCGGTCTCGCCAAGAACGCCTGGCAGATCACCCTCGATCCCCAAAACCCCAAAACGCTCTATGCCACCACCAGTTCCAGCGGCATCATGAAGAGCACGGACGGGGGCGACTCCTGGAACAACGCCAACACCGGGATTGACGAGTACTTCCCTTACATCATTCAAATCTCGGTCGATCCGCAGACGCCAGCCAATCTCTATGCCGCCGGCTATCTCTCTGTCTATCGCAGTCGCGACGCCGGCCTGACGTGGACGCCTCTCAACGCCGGCCCCTCCGACGAGATCTACACCTCCGTCCACGTCGACGAGAGCAATCCCAGCACCATTTACGCGTCCTCCTACTTCAGCGGTTCCTACCGCAGCACGGACGGCGGCGCTTCCTGGCAGCCCATGCGGAGCGGGCTCTCGCCATACTTGACGGTCTATGAATTCCGCGCCGGCACCAACGCCCCCGGCGTAGTCTATGCCGCCACTGACTATGGGATCTACAAATCCCTGAACTATGGCCAGACCTGGACCCAGCCCGCCGCGGAACTATCCAACCACTACATCTACGGTTTGGCCTTGAACCCGCTGGACAAGAACATCGTGTACTCCTGCGGACAGCTTGCGCCGGATGGAGTCGTGGTGCACTTCGACAAGGACGGGCAGTCGATTCTCCAGTCCACTTACCTGGGCGGCGACGGCGATGACGAGATCTTCGGAATGGCCATCGGGCCCGACGGTTCGGTCCACGTGACGGGCTTCAGCGAGTCGCCCGATTTCCCCACCACTCCCGGCGCGCCGCAGACAGTCATCGCGGGTGAGATCGACGCCTTCGTCGCCACGTTCGACAACACCCTGGGCACCCTGCCGTTCTCTACCCTGCTGGGCGGCGACGGGGCCGACATCGGCATGTCTCTGGCAATCGAGCCGGGCGGAACCCTCGCCGCCGCCGGCTGGACCGGTTCCCTGCAATTCCCGGTGACCGGCGGTCTCGGCAATGCGCCCCTGGGCGGCTCCACGGACATGTTCCTGGCCCGGGTTTCGCCCACCGCCCCGGGCTTCGCGCTCACCACGCTCCTGGGCGGCAGCGGCCTCGACTCGGCCACCGCCGTCGTGGCCACCGACAGTGGAGCCTGGGTCGGCGGCTACACCACCTCGCGCGACCTCACCGGCACGCTCGCGGGCGCCAGCGCCGGCTATCTCGGCGGCGCCTCCGACGCCCTGCTGGTTCGTGTCGCAGGCCTGTCCGCCGATGCGGCATTCCAGCAGACCAGCCTGACCTTCGACATCCTGCTCGACGGCGGCCCGCTCACCCAGGAAAAGACAGTCACCGTCACCAGCGCCGCCGGAGCCTTGCCGCTCGTGGGCAAAGTCCCCGCCGATGCCGCCTGGCTCAAGGCGGTGCCGAACCCCCAGAAGGCCGGTGAACTACTGATCCGGGTCGACGCAACCGGGCTGGTCGCCGGTGAATACAAGACCGCGATCGAGGTCTCCTCGCCGCTGGCCGGCGTGGCCACCACGCCCGTGGCCGTCACCCTGCGCGTGAAGAACGCCACCCCGCCCGTCCTCACCACCGTCCTCCACCAGGCGGAACGGACCGCGCAGGCCATCGCGCCCGGCCTCCCCATCCTATTGCAGGGAGACGGTTTCCTCTTTGCCAGCGGGAAGCTGACACCGGATCCCGCGGCCGAAGTACTGCCCACCACCCTGGGCCGCGTCTCCGTCACCATCAATGGGACACCCGCCCCGTTGGAGTCGGTGGAAGGCACGCTGATCTCTGCCATCACCCCCTTCGGCCTCACCGGCGACCGCGCCACCATCGTCGTCACCCGCGACGGCCTCGGCAGCGCGCCAATCGACGTCGCCCTCACCCCCACCGCCCCCGGCCTCTTCACCACCGACGGCTCCGGCCAGGGCCAGGCCCGCGCTGAGAACGAGGACGGCACCACCAACACCGTCGACAACGCCGCCGAGCACGGCCACCCCATCATCCTGCACGCCACCGGAGCCGGCATCATGACACCCGCCCTCGCCGATGGCCAACTGGTCACCGACGCCGATCACCACCCAGACGCCAAAGTCGAGGTCTTCATCGGCGGCCTGCCCTGCGACGTCTACTATTCCGGAGCCGCCCCCGGCCGCTTCGCCGGCTACCTGGATCTGAACCTGAAAGTACCAGATGAAGTGACACCCGGACCCGCCGTGCCCGTTGTTCTCAGAATCGGCGGCAAGGACAGCACACAGACTGTAACCATTGCAGTTCGTTAA
- a CDS encoding DUF6599 family protein, translated as MRAFLLSLIGMVAMGQSPDCSISPGFVQDGKVRQFDTETLYEYMNGNSEGYFLYGFKSMTGITCKKAGVTLIADISTFPSPELAYGMFTGNLDPRLPTEKIGAGGQVTGRKVLFVKGQFLGEIAAEPEGEYTALLRAAAVEFARKITGTTETPAELAWFPKEHLQAGSPRLVPQSVLGLRILKRGYLAQYEEGKSFVVTEDSPASATALFAKLKERFPGGSATQVGDEGYVTEDRYLGKMCLFRKGMRVAGFTNAPPSGDAAQRALQLAARIP; from the coding sequence GTGAGGGCGTTCCTGCTGTCACTGATCGGAATGGTAGCGATGGGGCAGTCTCCGGACTGCTCCATCTCGCCGGGCTTTGTCCAGGATGGCAAAGTCCGTCAATTTGATACTGAGACGCTCTACGAGTACATGAACGGGAATTCGGAAGGATATTTCCTCTACGGATTCAAGAGCATGACCGGGATCACGTGCAAGAAAGCCGGAGTGACGCTCATCGCGGATATCAGTACGTTCCCTTCACCCGAATTGGCGTACGGAATGTTCACCGGCAATTTGGATCCCCGCCTGCCCACCGAGAAAATCGGAGCCGGCGGCCAGGTCACCGGCCGCAAAGTACTTTTCGTAAAAGGGCAGTTCCTGGGAGAAATTGCAGCCGAACCCGAGGGCGAGTACACCGCTCTTCTGCGCGCGGCCGCCGTCGAGTTCGCCAGGAAGATCACTGGAACCACCGAAACACCAGCGGAGTTGGCGTGGTTCCCGAAAGAACACCTGCAGGCGGGCTCCCCGCGCCTGGTGCCCCAGAGTGTCCTCGGCCTCCGTATCCTCAAGCGCGGCTATCTCGCACAATATGAGGAAGGCAAGTCATTTGTAGTAACAGAAGACTCGCCCGCCTCCGCCACGGCTCTCTTCGCGAAGTTGAAGGAGCGTTTCCCGGGCGGCTCCGCCACCCAGGTCGGCGACGAGGGTTACGTCACGGAAGACCGCTATCTCGGCAAAATGTGTCTATTCCGTAAAGGAATGCGCGTGGCGGGTTTCACCAACGCTCCGCCGTCCGGCGACGCCGCTCAACGCGCCCTGCAATTAGCGGCTCGTATCCCGTAA
- a CDS encoding tetratricopeptide repeat protein: MRTGFVCLMVQVCLVVNGRPVNPQPDEPSEEAVRLWVTTMEAAQKLRQQGAYEAAYRGFEDASALARSMPGTPVLRARSYEYLGSMAATLGRPIEAEGHYLSAIRLWEAIDDLGTIPQLQATADLVSLYVETGQTGKAERLAKRLAADSEDKLDANPTAAGRVQIALAAAAYLNQDVDRAESLCRKAIRTKEANREISPEELSQAHNQLGLILWKQGQRAYALQQARTAVEILEKNDRTHSIEYAAALGNTAMMSAIDSGDRNAADLMLRAIQVVRAGVGTGHVFLAELLVNYADLLKRAKRGDESKAAQREAQQIFQNTLVRQPGHHTVDVADLVRGSKRR, from the coding sequence ATGCGAACAGGATTCGTGTGTCTGATGGTCCAGGTATGCCTGGTGGTCAACGGCCGCCCTGTGAATCCCCAGCCGGACGAGCCCAGCGAGGAAGCCGTCCGGCTCTGGGTGACAACGATGGAGGCAGCCCAGAAACTCCGGCAGCAAGGAGCTTACGAAGCGGCCTATCGAGGATTCGAAGACGCGAGCGCGCTCGCCCGGAGCATGCCCGGCACGCCCGTCCTGCGCGCTCGAAGCTATGAATACCTGGGTAGCATGGCGGCCACCCTGGGCCGGCCCATCGAGGCCGAAGGGCACTACCTGTCCGCCATCCGGCTGTGGGAAGCCATTGACGACCTGGGGACCATCCCACAACTGCAGGCCACGGCCGACCTCGTCAGTCTGTATGTCGAGACAGGCCAGACCGGCAAGGCGGAGCGGCTCGCCAAACGGCTGGCGGCCGACAGCGAAGACAAGCTCGATGCGAATCCTACGGCGGCGGGCCGGGTACAGATTGCCCTGGCCGCGGCCGCGTATCTGAACCAGGATGTGGATCGCGCCGAGTCACTCTGCCGGAAGGCGATCCGGACGAAAGAAGCCAATCGCGAGATCTCGCCGGAGGAGCTGTCCCAGGCCCACAATCAACTCGGCCTCATCCTCTGGAAGCAAGGCCAGCGGGCCTATGCCTTGCAGCAGGCACGGACCGCCGTCGAGATCCTGGAGAAAAACGACCGGACTCATTCCATCGAGTATGCCGCCGCACTCGGGAATACGGCCATGATGTCCGCCATCGACAGCGGAGACCGCAACGCGGCGGACCTGATGTTGCGCGCCATCCAGGTTGTCAGGGCAGGTGTGGGCACAGGCCATGTCTTCCTGGCCGAACTCCTGGTCAACTATGCCGACCTGCTGAAGCGTGCCAAACGCGGCGACGAGTCAAAGGCCGCGCAGCGCGAGGCACAGCAGATCTTCCAGAACACCCTGGTGCGGCAGCCTGGCCATCACACCGTTGACGTGGCGGACCTGGTGCGAGGCAGCAAGCGCCGCTGA
- a CDS encoding aldo/keto reductase: MSATRRGFLAGIGLAGTVGLEAAPSAIEMPKRTLGKTGIKVTVLGFGCMTTSDPTVIEQAADAGINWFDTARGYQNGNNERMVGAALKSRRDKLHITSKTPGKTKAEVLANLDTTLKELQTDHIDVWYLHSRSTPAAAPDELFDAQDEAVKAGKVRFKGVSFHSGHKEMIPFLIEKKRTDVLLMSYNFTMDPELDTLIDKANAAGMGIVAMKVMAGGFRQNKQGSPMFEKLSKTGTMAAALKWAVRRPAIHTSIPGIMDADQLDENFKAVAAGYRKEVDDKLLAAQLKFISPLYCRFCGSCSGKCAQGLPVSDIIRYVSYAEGYGEFALGRENYQTLPENLQQVKCGDCTNCSINCPNGVRVAERVARAQEMFA; this comes from the coding sequence ATGAGCGCGACCCGACGCGGATTCCTGGCCGGTATCGGCCTGGCTGGAACAGTAGGCCTGGAGGCGGCGCCCTCCGCCATCGAGATGCCCAAAAGGACGCTGGGCAAGACCGGCATCAAGGTGACCGTGCTCGGCTTCGGCTGCATGACCACCTCCGACCCCACCGTGATCGAACAGGCTGCCGACGCCGGCATCAACTGGTTCGATACGGCCCGCGGGTATCAGAACGGCAACAACGAGAGGATGGTCGGCGCGGCGCTGAAGAGCCGTCGCGACAAGCTCCACATCACCAGCAAGACCCCCGGCAAGACCAAGGCCGAGGTGCTGGCGAACCTGGACACCACGCTGAAGGAGCTGCAGACCGACCACATCGACGTCTGGTATCTCCACTCGCGCTCCACCCCCGCGGCGGCGCCGGATGAGCTCTTCGATGCGCAGGATGAAGCCGTCAAGGCCGGCAAAGTGCGCTTCAAGGGTGTCAGCTTCCACAGCGGCCACAAAGAGATGATCCCGTTCCTCATCGAGAAGAAGCGCACCGACGTCCTTCTCATGAGCTACAACTTCACGATGGATCCCGAACTCGACACCCTCATCGACAAGGCCAACGCGGCCGGCATGGGCATCGTGGCCATGAAGGTGATGGCCGGCGGCTTCCGCCAGAACAAACAGGGCTCGCCGATGTTCGAGAAGTTGTCGAAGACCGGCACCATGGCCGCCGCCCTCAAGTGGGCCGTGCGCCGTCCGGCGATTCACACCTCCATCCCGGGCATCATGGATGCTGACCAACTGGATGAGAACTTCAAGGCTGTCGCCGCCGGCTATAGGAAGGAAGTCGACGACAAGCTGCTGGCCGCCCAGCTCAAGTTCATCAGCCCGCTGTACTGCCGCTTCTGCGGATCCTGCTCCGGCAAGTGCGCGCAGGGCCTGCCCGTCAGCGACATCATCCGCTATGTCAGCTACGCCGAAGGCTACGGTGAATTCGCCCTGGGCCGGGAGAACTACCAGACCCTGCCCGAAAACCTGCAGCAGGTGAAGTGCGGCGACTGCACCAACTGCAGCATCAACTGCCCGAACGGCGTGCGCGTGGCCGAACGCGTGGCCCGCGCGCAGGAGATGTTTGCGTGA